GCCCGGCTATGCCGCCCCCGAACAATATGGAAGAAGTCAGACTACACCCCAGGCCGATATTTATAGTCTGGGCGCGTTACTCCACCAGGTGCTCACCGGCGACGATCCAGCCGAGACACCCTTTCACTTTGCGCCCCTGCGGCTCTATGGTCCACCATATCTGGCTGGAGTCGAAGAATTGCTGCAACGTATGGTACAGGTCGATAGTAGCAAACGGCCGGGCAGCATCGCGGAAGTGAAAGAGGAACTGGAGCAGCTGGCCGGTATGCAGGAAAAAGACACGCCACGTCTATGGCGACCACCAGACACGCCGCCCCCATTGCCAATGGATGGCCCTTATGCCGCGTCGCTCCCTAAACATGCGAGCGCGGGCCAGGCACAGATACAGGTACGACGAGCTCCTCCGGGCCTCTCACGGCGGCAGTTCATCAACGCCGGCGCGGCCATTGGTGCCGCTACTGTACTTGGGTTGGGTTCTGTTACACTGTGTCGATTCCTGGCGACGCCCCGTTTTTCCGGAGTTATCGCTGATTCTAATCTCACCCCTGCCCTCGCCCCTATCCCGAACTTCGTTTTTTACGGCCATAAAGCTGCGGTGACGACGATGGCATGGTCGCACTCTGGAGAATTTATCACTTCCGGCAGCGCCGATAAGACCGTGCTGGTCTGGCGTGCCGCGGATGGAAAACTGCTTTACAAGTACATGGGATACACATCTCCTCTCACCTCGGTCGCATGGTCGCCTGACAGCGAATATATTGCCTCCTGCGGCCAGGACGACGGGTCGATTCAAATATGGGAGGCGCTGACCGGCGATGATAATAAAGCGTTCACGAAGCATTCTGGAAGAGTCCTCGCGCTTGTCTGGGGGCGATATATGACGAGTATTGTTTCAGGGGGTGAAGATAAGCTGGTACAGATCTGGGACGCGGATACAGGAAGGATCTTCCAGACCTACCGGGGACATACCGGCAGTATCAGGGCGCTGGCGTGGTCGCGCAACGACCTGATAGCCTCGGCCAGTGCCGATAAAACGGTGCGCATCTGGGGCGACTTAGAGCAGGCACACATTCCCGTCTATCGTGGGCACGCGGCAGGGGTCAATGCCGTGGCCTGGAATTACGATGGGTCGCAGGTCGCCTCGGCCAGCGATGATGGCACCGTGCAGGTCTGGAATGTCGCGGATGGAAGTCCGGTCGTCACCTATCGCGGCCATAAAGGGAAGGTGAATGCCGTCATATGGTTTGATAATTATAATAACCTCAACCCGCTGTTTGTTTCCGGCAGTGAGGATAAAACTGTGCAACTCTGGAATATCTCAGGAAAGCGTATCGCGACGTATACGAAGCATACCGCCCCGGTGACGGCGGTCGCTGCTTCTGGTTCGCGCATCGCCTCGAGCAGCGCGGACGGGACGGTGCATATCTGGACGCCCCCGGCCTACAAATAAAACCCGCCTGTGCAGGCGGGTGGAGTGGCAACGTCCTATTTTCCCGAGGGGCTGCCCCCTCAGTATCATCGGAGCTGGAAGGCTTAACTTCCGTGTTCGGGATGGGAACGGGTGTTTCCCTTCCGCTATAGTCACCACCCCACCTGCATGTACAGGCGGGCATCTTATTCATACAAACGCTTTGCTGGCAAAGCGACAGAGACAGGCAAGATCTGGTGGAGATGAGGGGATTCGAACCCCTGACCTCTGCCGTGCAAAGGCAGCGCTCTTCCAGCTAAGCTACATCCCCTCATCTCTTTCTTCCAACATATATACCGGGTGGGCCTTCCTGGACTCGAACCAGGGACCTCAGTCTTATCAGGACTGCGCTCTAACCACCTGAGCTAAAAGCCCGGATGGCGGTGAGCATCGATCAAGGATGCCCGGACAACTCAAGAGTGGTAAGGCGACATCAAAACAACCACATCATCAAAACCTGCCTGCAACAAACTCACCAAAGACTACCTTCTCCAAAGAGAAGATAGATCGACCTGGGAGTGGCTCTCGTGTGGAACGGCTCTCCATTGAAGAGCGCTCCAGAGAGCAAAGCTCCCTAGAAAGGAGGTGATCCAGCCGCACCTTCCGGTACGGCTACCTTGTTACGACTTCACCCCAATCACCGACCCCACCCTCGACGCCTGC
This region of Ktedonobacteraceae bacterium genomic DNA includes:
- a CDS encoding protein kinase, which produces MQASSSPLYCQHCGAENPAGSSACFACQSPLNTREEDGQHVRDELLQERYRILAQVGTGGFGAVYKAVDTLQGDAIVAIKQINLRGLSVQQIIEATDGFHREVRLLSNLKHPNLPAIHDSFTDPQHWYIVMDFIEGETLEAYLKQRSSSFQPGLPLDEVFAIGLQLCTVLDYLHTREPAIIFRDLKPSNIMRTPDGRVYLVDFGIARHFVPGKPRDTIPFGSPGYAAPEQYGRSQTTPQADIYSLGALLHQVLTGDDPAETPFHFAPLRLYGPPYLAGVEELLQRMVQVDSSKRPGSIAEVKEELEQLAGMQEKDTPRLWRPPDTPPPLPMDGPYAASLPKHASAGQAQIQVRRAPPGLSRRQFINAGAAIGAATVLGLGSVTLCRFLATPRFSGVIADSNLTPALAPIPNFVFYGHKAAVTTMAWSHSGEFITSGSADKTVLVWRAADGKLLYKYMGYTSPLTSVAWSPDSEYIASCGQDDGSIQIWEALTGDDNKAFTKHSGRVLALVWGRYMTSIVSGGEDKLVQIWDADTGRIFQTYRGHTGSIRALAWSRNDLIASASADKTVRIWGDLEQAHIPVYRGHAAGVNAVAWNYDGSQVASASDDGTVQVWNVADGSPVVTYRGHKGKVNAVIWFDNYNNLNPLFVSGSEDKTVQLWNISGKRIATYTKHTAPVTAVAASGSRIASSSADGTVHIWTPPAYK